AGACACCAAGCTTGAATGCCCAGGCACTAATGGACTTGCTCTTGTCACCCAAGACCTGCTGCTCTCAGCCGTTGTCTGCCCCAGCTGATGAAGGAAGCACGGTGAGGCTGAGGAGCAGTGCTCTCTGGAGAAATCGCTGGCTGATTTGGCATGCACTCCCCCAAAGAGCTGACTGAAAAGGAGGCAGCTTTTCTGAGAACAGGGACACGAGAGATCTGGGGATGTgttaacagaaaaggaaaagctgggtGTCTGCACACTGCAGCCACCAATGCAACTTCAGTGACATGAAAGCTCCTTGCCCAATATCACCGAAATCCTTTCCAGCAGGATAGAATGGGCAGCACAAAGCTCAGAGCAGGCCAACCTGCCCTGACAAGAGCAAGGCAGAGGAACCCAGGGGTTAATGGGCTACACAGAAGCCACCTCACTTCTCACAGCCTCACACCTCCCTGCAAAAACCTCTGCAGTGCAAACCGCTCGGTTTTAAGCAGGTTTCCCTCTAGCATATCCCCAGCCTCTGTTCTGCAGAGCATCCCCCACAGCAGAtgcctccctctctcccacctGTGGGTCCTGCTCCCACAGTGGGGCCTCACAGAAAGGGAATCCCTTTGCTCCTCATTTCCCCAGCCCAGGTTCCTGACGCTCCAGCGTGCTTTTGTATTTCTCCCTCTCAGCCCCTCAGAGCTCTCTGCCAAAACCagcctgccaggagcctgcagcTCAGAGTCTGCAGCCAGAGCCCAGTCTGATCTCATGCAAAATTCACTCTTACAGACATGCACCAGCCTGCTGCTCTATTATCAATTGGTGAACTGCAGCTGAACCTACCATAGCCTGCCTTGATGCTTGTCTGAACCGACTAGGACTCACTTAAAAGCCAGGGAGGGACCCCAGCCACTTGACACACCACCTATTGCCACAATGCCTGATCCTTCCCCCCTTTCCCAGCTCATCGGGGGcctcctgttttctctttccatctgAGCCCTCCTCCAGCAAGCAGATCAGTAGCGCCACAGATCTCCGCTCCATCTGGGTTTGCACATTCATCTCTTCCccagtgctgcctgcctgctgtaATCCCAAACAGAAAGCCCTTTACCTAGGGGATGCCGACTCTCAGAGCTGGCGTGCCGACGCTTCCTAAAGAGCTGAGCCTGGGATCCTCTGGAGGTGGTGCCATTCCCAGCAGTGAGAACAGAGTAACAGTCGGTGCAtggtctaaaaaaaaaaaagtggggagggtggggaacAGTcggggggaaggagaagggctgGATGCGTGGCTTTCAGCCTTTGCTCTAACCTGCTGCTAGCTCCACGTGCCTGGATGCCCCAAACCTTTAGGCACAGGCAGTTACACGCCGCTCCCAAAGGGCATGTTCCCCTCCACCCTGCAAGGGATCTCGCTCCAGCATGGGCAGTGGGGTGGGCAGAGGTGCAGCAGGGTGCTTTCTGGTGGCTGCTGGTTCCTTGGAGCACGAGCCAgcctggagccagggctgggagccaAAGCACTCCCCTCCCTGCATCAGGCCTGTTTTTTATTCCCCCCTTTGGATCTTGATGCCATGAATtatggttttggggttggtttggtggggtttgtttgggttttttttgcatgtggtGGTCGGTCTAGAGTTCTGTGCCATGCCAGGGGGAGCATCAGCACTCACCCCTCTGGGAGGTCACAGCCACGGCAGGGGGAGCTTTTGCTGGCTGCTGGAGCGAGATGCTGTGTCTGCTCCGTCGGGATGTCCTCCTAGGCCATCTCCCTCCCCTGCGCTCCTCTCCCCAGATCCTGCACTGGCTCGGGCCAGGCAACAGACAACGAGATCTCACCGCCCTCTGCTTTCACAGTGAGGTCTCCACACAGGACCCGTTGCGGTGGAGGTGACGGTGGTCGTGGTTCAGGCAGCCTTCGTTGCGATGCACGATGAGGATGGGGAAGTAGAGGGCATCCTGGTAAGGAGGGGGGTCTTCCTCCTCCACAGTCACCTGGCTGGAGAGGCGGGTCTGCTCGGTGGGGCAGCTCTGCTCATTCAGGCTCCCGCTCCGGCTCTGCCAGAGGCAGCTGCGTCGCGAGCCGTACAGGCGGCCCAGGGAGAAGCGGCTGCTGCTGAAGGGGATCCTGGGGCTGCCGTTGCAGATGCTCAGGGCACTGCGGGAGAAGATGGAGGAGCTGCTTATAGTCCTGTGGCACCGCTCGCAGTTCTGCCGGTAGCCCCCATACCGGCAAGCAGAGTAGCTGGTGCAGCCAGAGAGCCCCACCAAGTCCATCAGGACTGCTTCTGAGTAGCTGGGCACCAGCTGCTGGTTGGATCGGATGTGCCACTCCAGCTCGGTGCTGTCCACTGTGTTGACGCGGGGCATCCTCCGGCAGAAGGAGCGCTCCTCAGCTGGCGTCACTGCCACATAGTCGAACCCAAAGAGTTTCTCCACATGGTAATGGACGTAGGAGGTGCGGTACTCATTTAGCACCCGCAGGGGCCAGGATAGGGTCAGCAGAGCCGCCACCCAGAAGACATAGTGGGATACGTACCAAGGCAGGTTGTCTGGGTCGGAAAAGGCCACCATGTATTCCTTGAAGTCCACGTTTTTGAGGTGCATCCCCTCCCTGGCCTCCATGTAGTCATCTAGGCCCTCGTTCTCGGTGAAGAAGCGGGCCCGCTGGGTCAGGTAGGAGTTCTCCGACTCCACGTTGGCAAAGCTGAAACACTTGGTGAAGCGGAGCCGCGTGGCCGGGTAGCTCTCCAAGTCAATGAGGTCCTTGGAGATGTCCTTAACTCCACAATTGGAATAATCAAACTCGGCCTCTGCCACGTGGGTGTTGACCCGCTCGTGATACACCTGGGTGGTGGTGTAGGCATCCCCGTTGCGGTAGCGGGTAACCTGCCGGGTCCTGCGGACGTAGTGGTAGCTGATGGCCTTCCACCAGATGCAGGGTGTTGCCTGCTGCATCCGCTGCACACGCTCGTGCACACTCTCCACGTCCACTTTGTACTGCAGCTCATTGCGGGTGTAGCAGTGCCAGCACTCCACCAGGTACACCACGTAGAGCATCACCAGGAAGGCCAAGGGGATGTAGACGTAGCCGTTGGAACAGGGGCTGTCATGGTACATCATGGACTTGCCCTTGTAAGCGCTGTCAAAGGTCAGCCGGGTCACCTTGGTGACGTGGCACCAGGTCATGGCTCCCATGCAGCCATACATgaggagggacagcagcaggCATTTCCAGTGGGACTCTCGGCACAGGGACTTGCTGAGAGACTGCTTCACCGGCCGCTGCTGCTCCGGGGGaccagggagaaggggagagaaaacaagagagGAGTCAgtaggctgcagcagcagggggaaggggagcaggtAGCAGGGTGCTGCGGTGGCACCTGTAGCTCCACGAAGGGGGACAAAACAGCAGATGCCATGGGGCTCCTAGCCTCAGCAGGCAGGCCGGAGGCTGGGATCTCCCCCAGGATGACAGTCCTGCAGTGCAAGCAGCTGTCAAGCCCCCTTTCCCTTTGCAGTGCTCTGCCCCTCCATGGGAGATGGCCAGAGCCCAGGTGGACATGAAGGAGAACGGCAGAGGGCAACTCTGCCAAGCTGCACCCTGAGCATCCCCCTTCTTCAATGGGAGTAACCCCCACCACTGCCACGTCCTGGGCAGGGGTACTGAAGCACACAGCAAGATGGAGGCTGGGGGAATCTCCCCTGCATATCTCAACTCCTGGCACCCatcccaccagcacagccagctctAACTGATGGGCTGTCCCACCTGAACACTTCACCACAGCTCATCCCACCACGCCTCTCACTGCTCTCACTCAAGTCTCTCCCCCTTTCCCAGTCACGACCGacagcaacattcaagtttctcCCACCAGGGCAGCACAAGCGACCTGGGGTGCCTGGAAGGCAGAGAAACGGAccttctgcagctggaaagGCCTCTGTTTGGTAATGGCAATTACCACCTCAACACTTGGCAGCCCAAGGGGCTCTGAAGTGTTTCTCAAGTGCTGTACAAACCACACAAACAGGAAAGTACTCTTTCATGATGGAAATGCAACCGCCTCTGGTGGAAGAGAAAACGAATATGGAATAACATCCTAAAAGGTGTTCAGGCGGGCAGTGAAGAGCACCTTACCGATCTGCCACAGCAGGGAGGGCAAGTGGCCAGTCACAGCTGCCAGCAAATGTCACTGCCtgcactggggttttttggggtgtgACAGTGCATACTTCTGGAAAAACTGCTCACGGGTCTTTCATGGTGAGGAAAGGGCAGGACTTCAGCAATAGGACTTTTAAAAGGGATTGCCCTGGTGCCTTCGCCATAGAACCATGCAGCTTTTTACAAAgacccaggaaaaaaacccactcaagGAAACCTCTACCACTCTCGGCAACACCCTGAAGTCTCTGGTATTGATCCAGCTTGGCCAGTGAGACCTGACATTACCACACCCAAAGGGAGAACATGCAAAGAGGTTATTTGCTTTCTTATACAAAAGACTTCATCCAGCCCAAATGCCATCCAACCCAGCAATCTCCAAAGATGCGACCTGAGAGAGGGGGGCAAGAACCCCAACCTTGTGCAGTCACCACAAAACTCAGTAAGAGGCTTCCAGCTttgctctccttccccagctgcatGCAGCACGGCTCCTGAGCTCACCTCCGCCATTGCAGGGACTAACACCAGCTGTAACGAAACCACTCAGAGCAGTGAAGTTCAAGCCTGaccccatccctcctccatTACTGAGCGCACCGGGCTGGAGGAGTCTTTCATCCAGGAGTCCCAAACTGCTGAATGGGCTCACACTGCTAGAAAGCAGGGGGTCACTTTCACTCTTGcatgaaaaggaaatttaaagcaAGAACCTGAGGTCACAACACCACTAGCATGTCTAGGGACAGATCTGGGCCTCCCCTTTCCTCTAAGAAATCTCCCCTACTCTCCCTGGAGACCCCCTCAGCCCTGGCTTGGTCCCTTAGAGTCCCACGTGCTAGTCTTTCCTCCCTATACCTTGCCAAAGCCTGGCCCACCCCATGCCAGTGGGACTTCTGCCACTGTGATTAGCAGGGCTGGATCTGGCCCAAATCTCCAACAGAGGTTTCTCTCCTGGAGGCAGGAAGCTTCCCTTCCcgcccagcccagcagccagcctgcAATGAGCGGAGCAGGCAGCACATTCAGAGGGACCACCAGTGGCAAGGGGAATGGTGGCACGTCCTGCTGGGCATCCCAAGCATCAGTAGTGCTGAGCCCTCCTCTTTGCGGCCACCGCCTGAAGGCGAGAGCCGGAGACGGAGACACAGAGCCCAAGGAAGGCAGGTGGGGTAGCACTGGTCTGCAGGTAACAGGGAGACATGTGGGGCGACTCTGCTTGGCAGCTCTGGCATGGAGACGTGCGCACCAGTCTTCCCAGTGCGACCCACCACTTCATGGGGCAAGAAGGAACCCCGGGTAAGAGAAAAGGGAgtgaggagaggaagggggaccacccagcaggcagagctgcctgagCTGCACCCTCCCTGCTCAGGTCCATGCTGCGGTTACAAGAGCCTGCCCGGATCTCTCTGGCTTTGCttagctgcagcacagctctcccGTGCTGGACTGCTGTGCCACTACCCAGGCGGCTGAAGGTTTCCTCTCCCACAGCTGCCTTCTGCATTGCAAATCTTCCCCGGCAGCGTCAGCCCTGGCTGTGAGGCTCTAAGGGGACTGCTCCACCAAACCTGGAGCATGGGGAGGGTCTGAATGGGGGCCTCAAGTTGATGCAAGGCACACACTAACCCTGGGGTGTCTGTGGGGTGAGAGGGCTTGCACAGAAACAGTGCCTTGTTCGGTGGGGGAGGGGGATCTGCAAATGGAGCACAAGGAATAAAGCAAAGCATTCGGCTTGCTCATTTGCCAGGTtggggaaggggcaccagggaGACAGGTCTTTGGCCAGGTCCATCTTGGAAAAGCAAATTCCACCTCCCAGTCACTCCCTGGCCCCTCACATTCCGCACTGCCTGCGTCGTCCTGCTCAGGAGAAGGGCGATGCTGGCTGTCACCCTGCAGAGATGCAGGCAAGCCCCACTGCGGCTACCCACCCAGGGCAGGGCGGCAGGGAGCACGATGCAGCCCAGGCTTGGTTCCAGGAACTGTGTTAGCAGGGCTCTAGTCCATGCATTAGACTCCTCCTAGGACTACGCAGCATTTAGATACTGCAGCGCTTCTACAGGGTCACGCTAACCCCTGCTGTAAACTGTTTACAACCCAGTTTTGTCCTAGGCTTTTGAGGTAAAACACATACACATCAGCCACACTGGTGGGGTTTCTGAAAGCTGATCAAGTGCCAATGACAGGGGATACAACCACAGCAGAGACGGAGGAGGAGCCAGCTGCGAGTCTAATCCCAGTAGGaactgcagcatccctgctcctctcccgggcTGCAAAGGGCTCACAGGAGCAACCGACCAGCTCCGCAGCTTCCCCCCGCAGAAGCAGCTGAATAAGGTTGCCTCCTCAAGCTCTTAACCAGCCTTAGAGAAGTCCAGCATAGCAAACACGCAGATGAAAAAGCTGAGGAAAGGGAAATCCTTTCTGTCCCAGAACAGTGTCACTGGGAGGAGAGCAGGCTCTGATATAAATGCCGTCATCATCTGCCCGCTGCAGTCTGATGGAACGAGGCGAAAGGCTTGCTCTACTTCACTGCAGACAGGGTTTCCCTCTATCACTGTGAGCCTCCCCCATTGCTCAGACTTGAGCACTGGAGAGTAGTAAGCAAATCTGCTATTGCAGGTGCACCTAAGCATCTCTGCAGTGCTAGAGGGCAGAACTGGCTCAGCCATGGCTTGGCCAACCCCTTTGTGGGATCCCAGTCAAATCCCTTCTCTGTGCTTCACTTCACCATGTAGAACACATGGGACAACCCTTACCAGGCACCTGGACGCTAACTGTAATGCACATTGGGAAAGGCAAGGGGTGAACTGCTGCTACAGCCTCCCCACCCTTATACATAGCGTTTGCCTCTGACATTGCCCTTGAGGTGAAAGGAGATGGAGTCCCacacctgcagctgctgctctgggatgcacgggaagggatggaggggaTGACTTATGAGCAGCCGTGAAGCAAATGGAGATGCCTGCAACGTACAGGGTAGAGGCAGTAGAAGAGGGGGCCTCCACCACTGCTTGCACTAGACACCTTTGAGATCTGGGGAATCCTCTTCTCAAAAAAGCCTCGAGGGGACAAACCTGCCCAGCACTCCGTTGGCCAAGCACATAGGCCAAAATAGCTTCATCACCCCTACAACCTTTACCCTGCAACTTTGAACATTAACAACTTCAGAAATCCTTCAAGCTCTTCAAGCTCCTCTCTGAAACAGCCTGTCCCTGGCCCATTCTACCGTCCCCCTGTTTAAGAAGTATTCCTGTGCCCTCACCTCCCACACCTGTCACCtgcctctctctgcagagaccCACCTGAAATCTCCTATTCACACCCAGAATGCTAAGCCCCCACTTTACAAGACGCCCCAGGGTTCACAGTGTTAGGTGTCCTAGAGACAGCCCTCTTCGGggctgaaaaaaacaattcaaaaaagccccagagcagcagcctggaggCCCAGGTAGCTCCTGAGTGCCAGGCTGTGGCAGCAGCTTGGAGGAGACTCCAGCGGGACTCCTGAGCATCAGTTTCCATGGCTCCGCCCTGCCAATTTGATTACATCATGCAACAAATGAATAAGCCCTGTTCCCTTTGACCTCAAATCCCCAGAACAAGGCAAGTGGGGAGGATCCAGTCATTTCTAGGAATGGCCACCATCTTCCAAGGCCCTGGACAGACATTGGAAACTCCTGGTCAGGATGGTCCCAGCAAACACCCACATCACACCCCACACACCTACAGCCCAGATTCAGGAACTACCTGCCTAGAAAAGCTGGCTCAGCCTCAGGCCAGCAGCGTTGCCAActgcagaggaaaggggaaggctGAGCATCTAGGAGCCAGGGAACCCTGCCAGCAGTCAGCTCCTGCAACAGTACCAAGGTCTCCATTTTACACAGCAACTTGGAGGAGGACTGGTTTCTTCCATCGGATCCCACCTGAGCGGCAGGACAAGGACATTTTTTCACTTGTTCCCAGGCTGAAGAGCTTGCCCCTTGGCATTTCCTACCCTCCAAGGTGGAAATGCATTGCTGAGTAAGATTCAGCTCACCACCATTAAGTAAGTGTAGGTACATGCATTTGATGCCAACAGGGAACAAGGACTCAGCCAGGGCTCACCAGTAGCTCTTGCTACTTGCCTTGCTGGGACAAGCTGAGCAGCACCTgaagccctgcctggctcctgGATACAGTGACCTGAGATATGTCAAGATGAGGCATCTTCAAACAGGACAGAGCATGTTTCCCATTTTCCAGTCCCCAGATATCTCCTCTGGCTCTCTGCCAGCCCTGGCCAATGGACCCTCACAGGTGGGATTCAGCCACACTGCCGGGATGCTCAGCAATGCTGGCACCAGCAGTTGGTCCCGATGGAAATGAGGACATTACACAGGCACTATAGGGGAGCAGGAACACCCTCCCCTCCCGTTATTTCTGGGGACAAGAGGATTGCCCTAGGTCAGTTCATAAATCCAAGCTCCTCACTAAGGTCTCTCCTCATTGCATCAGATGAGACACCAGCAAGCATGGCACTGTCATGGAAGGCTGCAGCTTTCCTCTCCTCTACCAGCTGCTTCATGCAAGTCTGTGATAGCTTCTGGCCGCAGGAAGCATGCCCTTAGCCTAAACAGTGCCGGTCATGGACTGCAGCTCTTCTGCCTGCTCCCACGGGGTAAGATTATACTGACACCCTAGTTGGCAGCCACTGCGAAGCAATCAAAGCCCAGACAATCTTCTCGTAATCCCTGCGAGCCAGGGGACACTGTAGTCGAGGGAAACTCACCCAGGCACTGCTCCTGCTACGCTTCTTTCATCCAAACTGGCTCTCGCTCTGGTAACTCTCAAAAACCACTGTGCTCTCTTGCTCTCTTGAACATAGCACCAGCATTGCCAGGGCCTGGGGGCAAGAGACCACATCCCAGTGCGGCACAAGCATGTCCTCATGCCAAAAAGTGCCTCACGGTTCAGCTTCACTCTTCAGGATCTGTTTGGAGAGCCAGGGCTCATGGCACCAGGGGTTGTTGAATGGAAGCAGGAAGAGAGGAACAGCCGCAGAGCAGAGTATATGGTATTTGTACAGCTTCCCAGTCCTTGAACTTCAGTATTCCTCTCCTGCAATTATTTATATCTAAATATAAGTCTGTATATATAGAGTAACGGTGCATGGGCATGCATGTTCTTCCTAAACCAAGGAGGCAGAGAATACCAGGATTATGCAGCACTCGCTAACTGCAGCTCCTCAACAGCAGAGGACAAGTGATGTGCCAGCTTCTGAGCACCCCCCCAAGCTACCCTTTGAGCTGTGGTCTCACCGGTGAGGACAACCCACCACACCAGGAGAACGCTGCCCTTCCTGTGCTGCCTAGCTGCCCTCCGTGGGCTGCCAGCCCCATGGCATAAGGTGGGTCTCGCTAGGCAGTGcagttctttctctcttcttgggAAGCCCGAGCTGCAAGCAGGATCTGTGGGGGCGGACAAAGGGGCTCACACACCTGCATCCCCGTGCTGCTGCCTATGCACAGAGCACCCCATTCCTGACGCTTTCTGGCATCTGCTGCCCGGACTTCAGAAAAGTCATCAGCTGGAGGGGGGGACTGCAGCATACCTGAAGGCAAGGCTGTGCTGGTACCTGGCCTGCCCTAGTCTGCACCTTCTGCTCTCTCCAGCCAACCTCCAGCCGGGAGCTGCCACCAGCGATAACCCCAGGCTTCTCCACATCCCCAAGCCCTCCCCCCTGCTGCCCACCGCGTCTTCCCTCGCAGTGACCCAGGCCGCTGTGCTacccccggcacccccccaAGCC
This Buteo buteo chromosome 12, bButBut1.hap1.1, whole genome shotgun sequence DNA region includes the following protein-coding sequences:
- the TMEM151B gene encoding transmembrane protein 151B, yielding MSPPASAAAASEGGSSTPVPPEEEAEGAREEQRPVKQSLSKSLCRESHWKCLLLSLLMYGCMGAMTWCHVTKVTRLTFDSAYKGKSMMYHDSPCSNGYVYIPLAFLVMLYVVYLVECWHCYTRNELQYKVDVESVHERVQRMQQATPCIWWKAISYHYVRRTRQVTRYRNGDAYTTTQVYHERVNTHVAEAEFDYSNCGVKDISKDLIDLESYPATRLRFTKCFSFANVESENSYLTQRARFFTENEGLDDYMEAREGMHLKNVDFKEYMVAFSDPDNLPWYVSHYVFWVAALLTLSWPLRVLNEYRTSYVHYHVEKLFGFDYVAVTPAEERSFCRRMPRVNTVDSTELEWHIRSNQQLVPSYSEAVLMDLVGLSGCTSYSACRYGGYRQNCERCHRTISSSSIFSRSALSICNGSPRIPFSSSRFSLGRLYGSRRSCLWQSRSGSLNEQSCPTEQTRLSSQVTVEEEDPPPYQDALYFPILIVHRNEGCLNHDHRHLHRNGSCVETSL